A region of Candidatus Saganbacteria bacterium DNA encodes the following proteins:
- a CDS encoding S8 family serine peptidase: MKKFIAVFFVLPLLTASLFAAQVDPQLIDRIRTASSSEKISAIVFMKQPAGISMMPQDAASRVMLLKNISRNSQKDVTEFLVRERTGKRVRAFNSLWSINCIAVSADTKTIKELSGRSDIEKIILNRKFSLPKEPVTTVPLGTRTSSGTIEPNISQIRADAVWTTFGNKGNGVKIGIADTGCLVTHPDLSARILKSATFDDLGTKTSDTANDVDGHGTHVAGITAGGNASGPYIGVAPSASLLIAKVFDDAGNASYAQVAGGVEWLITNEAKVINLSLGASKGDADSFWNTEVERWNTLLGVIVVGAIGNYGPEAGTTTSPANCPSALSAGAVDPNDLICDFSSRGPIIWGTTTYSKPDISAPGKAIVSSYKDGAYTAMSGTSMASPHIAGVVALMLSANSTLSPSSVKRIIKETASQRSDVPSYPNYDYGSGRADAYAAVVAAMKPDTDAPVITHTPVTSSKFGTVITITAKVTDETTLIPTANLTCRNLYNVWTTSAMSAETGSSDYSAVIQASDVKSNVDYYISASDAAGNTSTSPSGAPASYNTISIVSRESMSISDSQTCPNPFAPGSSSMTLSYYLSKTADVTVRIYSMSGEVMKAFSRTGVLGYNGLTWDGMLENGETAANGVYLYQIIAKDTSGGFSTAKGKIIVLK, from the coding sequence ATGAAAAAATTTATAGCTGTCTTTTTTGTTCTCCCCCTTCTCACGGCAAGCCTGTTCGCGGCTCAGGTAGACCCCCAACTTATAGATAGGATCAGGACAGCTTCTTCGTCCGAAAAGATCTCGGCGATCGTCTTTATGAAACAGCCGGCGGGTATTTCGATGATGCCGCAGGATGCCGCTTCAAGGGTAATGCTCCTGAAGAATATCTCAAGGAACTCGCAGAAAGATGTGACCGAGTTCCTCGTCAGGGAAAGAACCGGGAAGCGTGTCAGGGCGTTCAATTCCCTGTGGAGCATCAATTGCATCGCGGTGTCCGCCGATACAAAGACCATAAAAGAACTTTCGGGTAGAAGCGATATAGAAAAGATCATCCTCAACAGAAAATTTTCCCTTCCCAAAGAGCCGGTAACGACAGTCCCGCTGGGCACGAGGACTTCTTCCGGGACTATCGAGCCTAATATCAGCCAGATAAGAGCGGATGCGGTATGGACGACGTTCGGGAATAAAGGCAATGGCGTGAAGATAGGCATCGCTGATACCGGATGTCTTGTCACGCATCCCGACCTTTCCGCAAGGATATTAAAGTCCGCGACATTTGACGATCTCGGGACCAAGACAAGCGATACAGCAAACGATGTGGATGGCCACGGCACGCATGTCGCGGGCATAACGGCAGGCGGGAATGCTTCGGGCCCGTATATCGGTGTCGCGCCCTCGGCCTCGCTTTTGATAGCCAAAGTATTTGATGATGCGGGCAACGCTTCATACGCCCAGGTGGCGGGAGGGGTGGAGTGGCTTATTACAAATGAGGCAAAAGTCATAAATCTGTCTCTCGGAGCTTCAAAAGGGGACGCGGATTCATTCTGGAACACTGAGGTAGAAAGATGGAATACCCTTCTCGGAGTGATCGTTGTAGGAGCGATAGGAAATTACGGACCGGAAGCAGGAACGACCACAAGCCCGGCAAACTGCCCGAGTGCGTTAAGCGCGGGAGCGGTAGATCCAAATGACCTGATATGCGATTTCAGCTCGCGCGGTCCGATCATATGGGGCACCACGACATATTCAAAGCCGGATATCAGTGCACCCGGAAAAGCAATAGTATCTTCGTATAAGGACGGTGCGTATACGGCCATGAGCGGGACTTCGATGGCATCGCCGCACATAGCCGGAGTCGTAGCATTGATGTTGTCAGCGAACAGCACTCTCAGCCCTTCTTCCGTCAAGAGGATAATTAAAGAAACGGCTTCCCAAAGATCCGATGTCCCGTCATATCCCAATTATGACTACGGCAGCGGCAGGGCAGACGCTTATGCGGCTGTAGTAGCCGCCATGAAACCGGACACCGATGCGCCGGTTATAACGCATACACCGGTGACAAGTTCGAAGTTCGGTACCGTGATCACCATAACGGCAAAAGTGACCGACGAGACGACATTGATCCCGACAGCCAACCTGACCTGCAGGAATCTTTACAATGTCTGGACGACATCAGCGATGTCCGCGGAGACCGGTTCTTCGGACTATTCTGCAGTTATCCAAGCTTCGGACGTGAAAAGCAATGTTGATTATTATATCTCTGCTTCGGACGCGGCAGGGAACACATCGACATCTCCTTCCGGAGCCCCGGCATCATACAACACGATCTCGATCGTCTCCCGTGAATCCATGTCTATCTCGGACAGTCAGACGTGCCCCAACCCCTTCGCTCCGGGATCTTCAAGCATGACCCTTTCGTATTATCTTTCCAAAACGGCCGATGTCACCGTCAGGATATATTCCATGTCCGGGGAGGTGATGAAAGCATTCAGCCGGACAGGAGTGTTGGGATATAACGGCCTCACCTGGGACGGGATGCTCGAAAACGGCGAGACCGCGGCGAACGGGGTCTACCTGTACCAGATAATCGCAAAGGATACTTCCGGAGGATTCAGCACCGCGAAGGGAAAGATTATTGTTTTGAAATAA
- a CDS encoding ATP-binding protein, with protein MFKRLLTEKIKRKMFKGKAIIITGARQTGKTTLSINLIKGSEYSGTVRAFNCDNPTDREMLSDKDFEFLDQLIGDSKIIFIDEGQKVETIGQTLKLLCDRYKKKKQIIVTGSSSINLLDSTQEALTGRKHVYTLFPLSLEEIKAAGGQLAVIKQLEQLLVFGSYPEIQLQRSFRDKIDLLKELSSSYLYKDILEFQQVKNANILGKLIKALALQIGSEVSYNELSNLIEIDKKTIERYIDLLEKNYVVFRLPPYTKNKRREISRHKKVYFYDLGIRNAVINNFNFLDSRSDAGALWENLMVVERLKYRSYHEIYASQYFWRTYDGSEVDLVEERQDKLYGYEFKWGTSNKKPRPPAKWAQYQNSSYQLVGRKDISGFVM; from the coding sequence ATGTTTAAAAGACTTTTAACTGAAAAGATAAAAAGGAAAATGTTCAAGGGAAAGGCGATAATTATAACCGGCGCCAGACAAACCGGAAAAACAACATTATCTATTAACCTGATCAAGGGATCGGAATATTCAGGAACGGTTAGAGCCTTTAATTGCGATAACCCGACTGACAGAGAGATGCTTTCGGACAAGGATTTTGAGTTCCTTGATCAGCTTATCGGGGATTCGAAGATCATCTTTATTGACGAGGGTCAGAAGGTCGAGACGATAGGGCAGACGTTGAAACTGCTTTGCGACCGCTATAAAAAGAAAAAACAAATAATCGTGACCGGATCATCGAGCATTAATTTGTTGGACAGCACACAAGAGGCTTTGACAGGCAGGAAGCATGTATATACACTTTTCCCTTTAAGCCTCGAAGAAATAAAAGCAGCCGGAGGCCAGCTGGCAGTTATCAAACAACTGGAACAACTATTGGTGTTCGGCAGTTATCCGGAAATACAGCTCCAGCGCTCGTTCAGGGACAAGATCGATCTTTTGAAAGAGCTTTCATCAAGCTACCTGTACAAAGATATCCTGGAATTCCAGCAGGTGAAGAACGCAAACATTCTGGGAAAGCTCATTAAGGCTCTTGCTCTTCAGATAGGATCGGAAGTCTCGTATAATGAGCTTTCGAACCTGATCGAGATCGACAAGAAAACAATAGAAAGATATATAGATCTTCTCGAAAAGAACTATGTTGTGTTCAGGCTTCCACCTTACACAAAAAACAAGAGGAGAGAGATCTCCCGTCATAAAAAGGTGTACTTTTATGATCTGGGCATAAGGAACGCAGTCATAAACAATTTTAATTTTCTGGACAGCCGCAGCGATGCCGGCGCTCTATGGGAAAATCTCATGGTCGTTGAGCGGCTCAAGTACAGGAGCTATCATGAAATATACGCAAGCCAGTATTTCTGGAGAACTTATGACGGCAGCGAGGTCGATCTGGTCGAGGAAAGGCAGGACAAGCTGTACGGCTATGAGTTCAAATGGGGGACAAGCAATAAAAAACCAAGACCGCCCGCAAAATGGGCGCAGTATCAGAACAGCTCTTATCAGCTTGTCGGAAGAAAAGACATTTCCGGGTTTGTAATGTAG
- a CDS encoding ATP-binding protein, giving the protein MDINVIIRKGLIFSAITLVFSVLYMSIIYGSEYLLKPIVPFNIMWITLPAIFVLALFFQPISEKVQGFIERNIFRKQYLADRIAKKFSNGIKELMNIDDLATFITRAAVKVFKLKGSAIFVISEKDGKYLCLDSRGSFGRYKGSFFPAEAIIIAEMRSSKKAIVKEEIRLKMEQATGSEKGHYKRIMERFEELDSFILVPSISSKRGGEVVGFLIGGEKESGDMFSAEDISLLETFSSQASVSIENALMYQAQVDEIEQSIKKGRMSELGSTAAGVAHEAKNALNYINLFAQVLHLKKDDKEFLKSASQSFESETERMRILMEGVVDYSNPTAIEIKEESLKKIIDETVILVRDHAKGKNIAIEINVDENATIKVDRNSIKQVFLNLFLNALDAMQKDGKLAVKAETGAEQLFISISDTGCGIPEAKLQKIFEPFFTTKEQGTGLGLAIVKKAVEANRGQLSVESRVGAGTTFKLAFAL; this is encoded by the coding sequence ATGGATATCAACGTCATCATACGCAAAGGTCTGATCTTTTCCGCGATAACATTGGTTTTCTCCGTGCTTTACATGTCGATCATCTACGGTTCCGAATACCTGCTTAAGCCGATAGTCCCGTTCAATATAATGTGGATCACGCTTCCCGCGATATTCGTCCTCGCGCTGTTCTTCCAGCCGATCAGCGAAAAGGTCCAGGGATTCATAGAGAGAAATATTTTTAGAAAGCAGTATTTGGCCGATAGGATAGCTAAAAAATTCTCTAACGGCATAAAGGAGCTGATGAACATAGATGACCTGGCGACATTTATCACAAGGGCCGCGGTAAAAGTATTTAAACTGAAAGGCTCCGCAATATTTGTCATCAGTGAAAAAGACGGGAAATACCTGTGCCTCGATTCAAGAGGCTCTTTTGGCAGATACAAAGGCTCATTCTTTCCGGCTGAGGCCATAATTATTGCGGAAATGCGATCGTCGAAAAAAGCGATCGTGAAAGAAGAAATAAGGCTTAAGATGGAACAGGCAACAGGCAGTGAAAAAGGCCATTACAAGAGGATAATGGAGAGGTTTGAGGAACTCGATTCCTTCATCCTGGTCCCTAGCATATCCTCCAAAAGAGGCGGAGAGGTGGTAGGTTTTCTGATCGGCGGAGAAAAGGAGAGCGGCGACATGTTCTCGGCGGAGGATATCTCGCTCCTAGAGACATTTTCAAGTCAGGCTTCCGTCAGCATCGAGAACGCGCTCATGTACCAGGCGCAGGTGGATGAGATAGAGCAGTCGATCAAAAAAGGAAGGATGTCGGAGCTTGGCTCGACAGCGGCGGGCGTCGCGCACGAAGCGAAGAACGCGCTTAACTATATCAACCTGTTCGCGCAGGTGCTTCACCTCAAAAAGGATGATAAAGAATTCTTGAAGAGCGCATCGCAAAGCTTTGAGTCAGAGACAGAGAGGATGAGGATACTGATGGAAGGAGTTGTTGACTATTCAAACCCGACGGCAATAGAGATAAAAGAAGAGAGTTTAAAGAAGATCATAGATGAAACTGTAATCCTCGTGAGGGACCACGCGAAGGGAAAGAATATCGCGATAGAAATAAATGTCGATGAAAATGCGACGATAAAAGTAGACCGGAACAGCATAAAACAGGTATTCCTGAACCTCTTCCTAAACGCGCTTGATGCGATGCAGAAGGATGGCAAGCTGGCGGTAAAGGCAGAAACCGGGGCCGAACAATTATTTATAAGCATCTCCGATACCGGCTGCGGCATACCCGAAGCAAAGCTCCAAAAGATATTTGAGCCCTTCTTTACCACGAAAGAGCAGGGCACAGGCCTCGGTCTTGCTATCGTGAAGAAGGCGGTTGAAGCTAATAGGGGGCAATTATCTGTTGAAAGCAGGGTGGGGGCGGGGACAACGTTCAAATTGGCGTTCGCATTATAG
- a CDS encoding aminotransferase class I/II-fold pyridoxal phosphate-dependent enzyme produces the protein MNENILDKQVSELINESENIQVGKLIRSLKGKNVGELNKKAIITYLVISAQNNLGIFPYNRYMKQGNKIYSKIISPDDKKEVDCIVWCSNHYLGLNKNQKIIDYAAEVLSSNGTGCGTSAVSGGFSEIHKKLEEDLANIEGKPESVLFSTGYTTNLGAISALADKNDLLIIDRESHASIIDAVTMSGADFRVFKHNDINYLEDILKKTDRNKYKNIFILTESVFSMSGDEAPLKEYIKLKKKHGFYLYVDEAHAFGFYGQKGAGLCEHLGCGDDTEFIMSTLSKATASIGGFVATEKYYCSYIRFNSNPYLFQASIPPVDAAVSIAALKLIREDKTLAKKLWENTKKFREMVKKSGFNVGNSKSPIVPVYVSDESKLSRLCKELFSNGIFTNWVSYPVVSKKQGRLRFVVTASHTNEHIEKTVQILTKLGRDIGII, from the coding sequence ATGAACGAAAATATTTTAGATAAACAAGTTTCAGAGTTGATCAATGAATCAGAAAATATTCAGGTCGGCAAGCTAATACGGTCTTTAAAAGGGAAAAATGTCGGCGAACTGAATAAAAAAGCAATAATTACTTACCTGGTGATCTCCGCTCAAAACAATCTCGGAATATTTCCTTATAATAGATACATGAAACAAGGGAATAAAATATATTCAAAAATAATATCACCGGACGATAAAAAGGAAGTCGATTGCATTGTCTGGTGCAGCAATCACTACTTGGGGCTAAACAAAAATCAGAAAATAATAGATTATGCGGCAGAAGTTTTAAGTAGTAATGGAACGGGGTGCGGAACTTCAGCCGTGTCCGGAGGATTTAGTGAAATACATAAGAAGTTGGAAGAAGACTTAGCAAATATAGAAGGAAAACCGGAGTCAGTTCTTTTTTCAACGGGGTATACAACAAACCTCGGAGCAATAAGCGCTCTTGCCGATAAAAATGATCTGTTGATAATTGACAGGGAAAGCCATGCAAGCATAATTGATGCCGTAACAATGTCAGGGGCTGATTTCAGGGTGTTCAAGCATAATGATATAAACTATCTGGAAGACATACTGAAAAAAACAGACAGAAATAAATATAAAAATATATTTATCTTGACGGAATCAGTTTTCAGTATGAGCGGCGACGAAGCTCCTTTGAAAGAATACATTAAACTGAAAAAGAAGCATGGATTTTATTTGTATGTTGATGAAGCGCACGCATTTGGGTTTTACGGCCAAAAGGGTGCTGGCCTATGTGAGCATTTAGGATGTGGAGACGATACGGAATTTATTATGTCCACATTGAGCAAGGCAACAGCTTCGATAGGCGGATTTGTGGCAACGGAAAAATATTATTGTTCATACATTAGATTTAACTCCAACCCATATTTATTCCAAGCCAGCATTCCTCCGGTCGATGCGGCGGTGTCAATTGCGGCATTAAAATTGATCAGAGAAGACAAGACGCTGGCGAAGAAACTTTGGGAAAATACAAAAAAGTTTAGGGAAATGGTTAAAAAATCCGGATTCAATGTTGGGAATAGCAAAAGCCCTATTGTCCCGGTTTATGTATCTGACGAATCAAAATTATCACGATTATGCAAGGAACTTTTTAGCAATGGAATATTTACAAATTGGGTTTCATACCCGGTAGTTTCAAAAAAGCAGGGACGGTTAAGATTTGTGGTGACAGCTTCCCATACTAACGAGCATATAGAAAAAACAGTGCAAATATTAACGAAGCTTGGCAGGGATATCGGGATAATATAG
- a CDS encoding ATP-binding protein codes for MIKLIVFISQISPVIASVICIMLGLSVYLYNSRLKRNRLFLIFSLILSIWAFSCFMQSYTHSFMLAQYYDIVLYCAAVFAPTIFFHLSGEFTKIKRKGLTIICYLASITLFFMNFSPVFRFGVVYLQGNRFVTVPSIGWYIYLVFFTSIVGVALYDLYDLIRRSFGQIKLQAYYLLISFGFLIIGGSSYFALIMFKIRYPADAIFNLISSTALSFYEITIAYAITRYRLMEIEVIIRKTLLYSSLTAVISAVYFSLIYISDFFFKTLTGYNFMWVTIPSLFVLAIFFQPLKNYLQQRIDKTFFKTRYEADKIRVKFSDGINKLMKVEDLAEYINRAAYKIFKLSGCATYIFDEDQRKYICYDARGTMAEQKTKTFSDNDPLILEIKKSRKVVLRDEQKAMMQQEGNNTSRVLYEEMKNMNARICVSSLSRKKDYRLIAFLIADEKKSQDQFTSEDILLLETIASQAVLNIENAVLYQAMIEAKKRKLQIERLSDLGAAAANVAREARAALAPIISFSRQFARRWDDPGFLNNAQEYLPFEVERLRLILTGILEYSREFKYGLERINLKDTVGSMLGIIKFEARNKNITLEEDINDDIEINADKDRIRHVMLNLFINSMEAMPYGGKISVSGKKEEGKVVVRVSDTGSGIHHNTIDKIFDPFYTTKKNAIGLGLAIVRKVIEGHGGAVRAESRSGQGTDIIITLPQ; via the coding sequence ATGATAAAACTGATCGTTTTTATCAGCCAGATATCCCCTGTAATTGCTTCGGTGATCTGCATAATGCTGGGTTTGAGCGTTTATCTTTATAACAGCAGACTGAAAAGGAACAGGCTTTTCCTTATATTCAGCTTAATATTATCTATTTGGGCATTCTCCTGTTTTATGCAAAGTTACACGCACAGCTTTATGCTTGCACAATATTATGATATTGTGCTGTACTGCGCAGCGGTGTTTGCGCCAACAATATTTTTTCATCTTTCGGGTGAGTTCACAAAGATCAAAAGGAAGGGTTTGACAATAATATGCTACCTGGCAAGCATAACATTATTTTTTATGAACTTTTCCCCGGTATTCAGGTTCGGCGTGGTTTATTTGCAAGGCAACAGATTTGTCACCGTTCCTTCAATTGGCTGGTATATATATCTCGTGTTTTTTACTTCTATAGTAGGGGTTGCCCTTTACGATCTATACGATTTAATAAGAAGATCTTTTGGGCAGATAAAACTACAAGCCTATTATTTGTTGATTTCTTTCGGCTTTTTGATTATTGGAGGCAGTAGTTATTTTGCTTTGATAATGTTCAAGATCAGATATCCTGCAGATGCAATATTTAATTTAATATCTTCGACAGCACTTTCCTTCTATGAAATAACAATAGCTTATGCAATCACGCGGTATAGATTAATGGAGATCGAAGTAATAATAAGGAAAACGTTATTATATTCATCTCTCACTGCCGTCATTTCCGCCGTCTATTTTTCGCTGATCTATATCTCCGACTTCTTTTTTAAGACACTGACAGGTTACAACTTTATGTGGGTGACGATCCCATCACTGTTCGTGCTCGCCATCTTCTTTCAGCCGTTGAAGAACTACCTGCAGCAGAGGATTGACAAAACTTTTTTCAAAACTAGGTATGAGGCCGATAAAATAAGGGTCAAATTCTCGGACGGCATAAACAAGCTGATGAAGGTGGAAGACCTTGCCGAGTATATAAACAGGGCGGCATACAAAATATTCAAGTTGAGTGGGTGCGCGACGTATATTTTTGATGAGGACCAGAGAAAATATATCTGCTATGACGCGAGAGGGACTATGGCAGAGCAAAAAACAAAGACATTTTCGGATAACGACCCGCTGATCCTAGAGATCAAAAAAAGCCGGAAAGTGGTATTGAGGGACGAGCAAAAAGCGATGATGCAGCAGGAAGGGAATAATACCTCCAGGGTGCTTTACGAGGAGATGAAGAACATGAACGCGAGGATCTGCGTGTCCAGTCTTTCAAGAAAAAAAGATTACAGGCTGATCGCGTTCCTTATCGCCGACGAAAAAAAGTCCCAGGACCAGTTCACTTCGGAAGACATATTATTGCTGGAGACAATAGCCAGCCAGGCGGTCCTCAATATCGAGAACGCGGTGCTTTACCAGGCGATGATAGAGGCTAAAAAAAGGAAACTGCAGATCGAACGGCTATCGGACCTCGGGGCCGCGGCAGCGAATGTCGCGCGCGAAGCAAGAGCCGCTCTCGCGCCTATAATAAGCTTCAGCAGGCAGTTCGCGCGCAGGTGGGATGATCCCGGGTTCTTAAATAACGCCCAGGAATACCTTCCGTTCGAAGTCGAACGTCTCCGGCTGATCCTGACGGGGATCCTGGAATACTCAAGGGAATTCAAGTACGGTCTTGAGAGGATAAATCTTAAAGATACCGTCGGCAGCATGCTCGGTATAATAAAATTCGAAGCAAGGAACAAGAATATAACTCTTGAGGAAGACATAAACGATGACATCGAGATCAACGCGGACAAGGACAGGATCAGGCATGTCATGCTGAACCTGTTTATTAATTCGATGGAAGCCATGCCGTACGGCGGTAAAATTTCTGTTTCAGGAAAAAAAGAGGAAGGGAAAGTCGTCGTCAGGGTCTCCGATACGGGCTCAGGCATCCATCATAATACGATCGATAAAATATTCGATCCCTTCTACACCACCAAAAAGAACGCGATAGGACTGGGCCTTGCCATAGTCAGGAAAGTGATCGAGGGACACGGCGGCGCGGTAAGAGCTGAAAGCAGATCGGGGCAGGGAACAGATATTATAATAACGTTGCCGCAGTGA
- the fabF gene encoding beta-ketoacyl-ACP synthase II, which yields MSDQKKVVVTGIGAVTPVGLGKDAFWEALKAGTSGIRRITHFDPAAFDCQIAGELKGFDPSAYLDKKEARRLVRFIQFAVAASQMALKDANLEINPDTAPSIGVIIGSGIGGIQFLEEQAHILKEKGPGKTSPFMVPLMINDMAAGMVSVNTGAKGPNSCVTTACASGTNAIGDAYEIIRRGEAAAMISGGTEASITPLGIAGFCAAQALSCRNDSPETASRPFDKERDGFVMGEGSGIVILEELEHAKKRGATIYAEVIGYGMSGDAYHMTAPAADGNGAIRAMKAALKSARLSPDKIDYINAHGTSTQMNDKIETLAIKDVFGDHARKVAISSTKSMVGHLLGAAGAVEFAASVLSIKHSFVHPTINYSVPDPECDLDYVPNKGREMKVNVIMSNSFGFGGHNAILIARKFNG from the coding sequence ATGAGCGATCAAAAAAAAGTAGTAGTGACCGGCATCGGAGCCGTGACACCCGTCGGGCTCGGTAAAGACGCTTTCTGGGAAGCTTTAAAAGCGGGGACCAGCGGCATAAGGCGTATAACTCATTTTGATCCCGCGGCCTTTGACTGCCAAATCGCCGGCGAACTGAAGGGTTTTGACCCGTCAGCCTATCTTGACAAAAAAGAAGCAAGGCGGCTGGTCAGGTTCATCCAGTTCGCGGTCGCCGCTTCGCAGATGGCGCTGAAAGATGCTAACCTTGAGATAAATCCCGATACCGCTCCTTCGATCGGGGTCATTATCGGCTCAGGGATCGGCGGGATCCAGTTCCTTGAAGAACAAGCGCATATATTAAAAGAAAAAGGCCCGGGAAAGACATCCCCTTTTATGGTACCGCTTATGATAAACGACATGGCGGCAGGAATGGTGTCCGTTAATACGGGAGCAAAAGGGCCTAACTCGTGCGTGACCACGGCCTGCGCTTCCGGGACGAACGCGATAGGCGACGCTTATGAGATCATCAGAAGAGGTGAAGCGGCCGCCATGATATCAGGCGGCACTGAAGCATCTATAACCCCTCTCGGTATCGCGGGTTTTTGCGCTGCCCAGGCGCTCTCGTGCAGAAATGACTCTCCCGAAACAGCATCGCGGCCTTTCGATAAAGAACGCGACGGTTTTGTAATGGGGGAAGGCTCCGGCATTGTAATACTTGAAGAACTTGAACACGCGAAAAAAAGAGGGGCGACGATATACGCCGAGGTCATCGGCTACGGGATGAGCGGCGACGCCTATCACATGACAGCGCCTGCTGCCGACGGCAACGGCGCCATCAGGGCGATGAAAGCCGCCCTTAAGAGCGCGCGCCTGAGCCCCGACAAGATCGATTATATCAACGCCCACGGCACTTCCACCCAGATGAACGACAAGATAGAGACGCTCGCGATAAAGGATGTCTTCGGGGACCATGCCAGGAAGGTGGCGATAAGTTCAACAAAATCCATGGTCGGGCATCTTCTGGGAGCAGCCGGCGCGGTTGAGTTCGCGGCCAGCGTGCTTTCGATAAAACATAGTTTTGTCCACCCGACGATCAACTACAGTGTCCCCGATCCCGAATGTGATCTTGATTATGTCCCGAACAAAGGACGAGAGATGAAGGTAAATGTTATTATGAGCAATTCATTCGGTTTCGGCGGTCATAATGCGATACTTATAGCCAGGAAGTTCAACGGCTGA
- the acpP gene encoding acyl carrier protein has product MALDEQKVFEDVKKVVVEQLGVSDAEVTKTASFVDDLGADSLDTVELVMALEESFGLEIPDEEAEKIKTVGDTVTYVMSHSKN; this is encoded by the coding sequence TTGGCACTTGATGAACAGAAAGTATTTGAGGACGTTAAGAAAGTAGTCGTTGAACAGCTCGGGGTGAGCGACGCGGAGGTGACAAAGACCGCTTCCTTTGTCGACGACCTGGGAGCTGATTCCCTTGATACCGTAGAGCTGGTCATGGCTCTTGAAGAATCTTTCGGTCTTGAGATACCTGACGAGGAAGCCGAAAAGATAAAGACTGTCGGGGACACGGTCACGTATGTAATGTCCCATTCCAAGAATTAA
- a CDS encoding SDR family oxidoreductase has product ADTKEFEEAVKSVHSQFAKIDILVNNAGITRDGLIMRMKEEDWDLVLDVNLKSVFNGIKAVSPVMMKQRSGRIINIASIVGEMGNAGQANYSASKGGVIALTKTAARELASRGITVNAVAPGFIDTEMTKKLPADIQEKLKAQIPMGSLGLPRDVAKAVVYLASDAGYVTGQVINVNGGMYM; this is encoded by the coding sequence GCTGACACAAAAGAGTTCGAAGAAGCGGTCAAATCGGTCCATTCCCAGTTCGCAAAGATCGATATCCTGGTAAATAACGCCGGAATAACGCGGGACGGCCTGATAATGAGGATGAAAGAAGAAGACTGGGACCTGGTGCTTGATGTCAATCTAAAAAGCGTTTTCAACGGCATCAAGGCTGTCTCCCCTGTTATGATGAAACAAAGGTCCGGCAGGATAATAAATATCGCTTCCATCGTCGGGGAGATGGGGAACGCGGGGCAGGCCAATTATTCCGCTTCAAAAGGCGGAGTGATCGCCCTGACAAAGACAGCGGCAAGAGAGCTTGCCAGCCGCGGGATTACGGTCAACGCGGTCGCGCCAGGCTTCATCGACACCGAGATGACAAAAAAACTGCCAGCCGATATCCAGGAAAAACTTAAGGCTCAGATTCCGATGGGCTCTCTGGGCCTGCCCCGTGACGTTGCTAAAGCTGTTGTCTATCTCGCGTCCGACGCGGGATACGTGACCGGCCAGGTCATCAACGTCAACGGCGGGATGTACATGTAA
- a CDS encoding SDR family NAD(P)-dependent oxidoreductase codes for MRLKGKVAIVTGGAQGIGKAICEELAREGADVIVSDINIEAAEATSKELASLGVRS; via the coding sequence GTGAGGCTTAAAGGCAAGGTAGCAATAGTTACGGGCGGGGCCCAGGGCATCGGGAAGGCCATCTGCGAAGAGCTCGCAAGGGAAGGCGCGGATGTGATCGTCTCCGATATCAATATCGAAGCCGCCGAGGCTACATCAAAAGAGCTGGCCTCTTTAGGTGTCAGGTCTA